In Janthinobacterium sp. J1-1, a single genomic region encodes these proteins:
- the rsmD gene encoding 16S rRNA (guanine(966)-N(2))-methyltransferase RsmD — translation MQKKVKKPTKVPVHHAPPPNQVRIIGGQWKRSVLPVLQALGLRPTPDRVRETVFNWINHLRDGDWANAHVLDLFAGSGALGFEAASRGAASVTMVDTHTPVIRQLEDNKTKLRADNVQLLRGDALLTAQGLAARGQRFDLIFLDPPYQQDFLAKVLPLCAHLLKEGGIVYAESGLSMVFDENSELDKPDWMAPWEVIRADKAGTVYYHLLTYNKVAATA, via the coding sequence ATGCAAAAGAAAGTTAAAAAACCCACCAAAGTCCCGGTCCACCATGCACCGCCACCGAACCAGGTGCGCATTATCGGCGGACAATGGAAGCGCTCCGTATTGCCCGTGCTGCAGGCGCTGGGCTTGCGCCCGACACCTGACCGCGTGCGCGAAACCGTATTCAACTGGATCAATCACCTGCGCGACGGCGACTGGGCCAATGCCCACGTACTCGACCTGTTCGCCGGCAGCGGCGCGCTCGGCTTCGAAGCGGCCAGCCGCGGCGCGGCGTCCGTCACCATGGTCGACACGCATACGCCCGTGATCCGCCAGCTGGAAGACAACAAGACCAAGCTGCGCGCTGACAACGTGCAGCTGCTGCGCGGCGACGCCTTGCTGACGGCGCAAGGACTGGCGGCGCGCGGCCAGCGTTTCGACCTGATCTTCCTCGATCCGCCTTACCAGCAAGATTTCCTGGCCAAGGTATTGCCGTTGTGCGCCCATCTGTTGAAAGAGGGCGGCATCGTCTACGCGGAATCGGGGCTGTCGATGGTGTTCGATGAAAACAGCGAACTGGACAAGCCGGACTGGATGGCGCCGTGGGAAGTCATCCGCGCCGATAAAGCAGGGACGGTTTATTATCATTTGCTAACTTACAACAAAGTGGCGGCAACGGCGTGA
- the coaD gene encoding pantetheine-phosphate adenylyltransferase: MVVAVYPGTFDPLTRGHEDLVRRASGLFDKLIVGVADSKNKNPFFSLDERLEIANEVLGHYPNVQVESFSGLLKDFVRKHEARVIVRGLRAVSDFEYEFQMAGMNRYLLPEVETMFLTPSDQYQFISGTIVREIAALGGDVSKFVFPSVNRWLQNKIAANAALPE; this comes from the coding sequence ATGGTTGTAGCCGTTTATCCGGGAACGTTCGATCCGCTCACGCGCGGTCATGAAGATCTGGTGCGCCGCGCATCGGGTCTGTTTGACAAGCTGATCGTGGGTGTGGCCGACAGCAAGAACAAAAATCCGTTTTTCTCGCTCGACGAACGCCTGGAAATTGCCAACGAAGTGCTCGGTCATTATCCAAATGTGCAGGTGGAAAGCTTTTCCGGCCTGCTCAAGGATTTCGTGCGCAAGCACGAAGCGCGCGTGATCGTGCGCGGCCTGCGCGCCGTCTCCGACTTCGAATACGAATTCCAGATGGCCGGCATGAACCGCTATCTGCTGCCTGAAGTTGAAACCATGTTCCTGACGCCGTCCGACCAGTACCAGTTTATTTCGGGCACCATCGTGCGCGAAATCGCGGCGCTGGGCGGCGACGTCTCCAAGTTTGTCTTCCCCTCGGTCAACCGCTGGCTGCAAAACAAGATTGCCGCCAACGCTGCATTGCCGGAATAA
- a CDS encoding YfhL family 4Fe-4S dicluster ferredoxin, giving the protein MALLITDECINCDICEPECPNDAIYMGAEIYEIDPNKCTECVGHFDEPQCQQVCPVSCIPLNPAWIETREQLTAKYERLQAELPLKA; this is encoded by the coding sequence ATGGCACTACTGATCACCGACGAATGCATCAATTGCGATATCTGCGAGCCCGAGTGCCCGAATGACGCGATCTACATGGGCGCCGAAATCTACGAAATCGACCCGAACAAGTGCACCGAATGCGTGGGCCACTTCGACGAGCCGCAATGCCAGCAAGTGTGTCCGGTCAGCTGCATCCCGCTCAATCCGGCCTGGATCGAAACCCGGGAACAGCTGACGGCCAAGTACGAACGCCTGCAAGCCGAACTGCCGCTGAAAGCGTAA
- a CDS encoding chalcone isomerase family protein: protein MLSISRLGRSLATACLCATLAQPALAVDVGGIKLDDTVQLANQALKLNGAGVRYKLIFKVYTIALYLPEKKSQLADIMALPGPRRLEIVMLRDISSDDLGKSFMEGLNRSSDQADRTRLLSQTMQLGAMFEMVPGLKKGDMLTVDWLPEEGTLCRLNGKQLGEKVPDLAFYNALLKIWIGAHPADLQLRAHLLGEVG, encoded by the coding sequence ATGCTCAGCATATCCCGACTCGGCCGCTCGCTGGCCACCGCCTGTCTCTGCGCCACCTTGGCGCAGCCGGCGCTGGCCGTCGATGTCGGCGGTATCAAGCTCGACGACACGGTGCAACTGGCGAACCAGGCCTTGAAACTGAATGGCGCCGGCGTGCGCTACAAGCTGATCTTCAAGGTCTACACCATCGCGCTGTATTTACCGGAAAAGAAGAGCCAGCTGGCCGACATCATGGCGCTGCCGGGGCCGCGCCGGCTGGAAATCGTCATGCTGCGCGATATCAGCTCCGACGACCTGGGCAAGTCCTTCATGGAAGGCCTGAACCGCAGTTCCGACCAGGCCGACCGCACGCGCCTGCTGAGCCAGACGATGCAGCTGGGCGCCATGTTCGAAATGGTGCCGGGCCTGAAAAAAGGCGACATGCTGACGGTCGACTGGCTGCCCGAGGAGGGGACTTTGTGCCGGCTGAACGGCAAGCAACTGGGCGAGAAGGTGCCCGACCTGGCTTTCTATAATGCGCTGCTGAAGATCTGGATCGGCGCCCATCCGGCCGATCTGCAATTGCGTGCGCATTTGCTGGGCGAGGTGGGCTGA
- a CDS encoding LysR family transcriptional regulator has protein sequence MSFLTLDLNLLRVFDAVMTEQNLTRAAGHLAMTQPAVSNAIKRLRESLGDELLIRTAYGVKPTPRAEALWPSVRSALASLEAAVTPETFDVSKTHATFRMAMADATAAFWLPSLMRSIEREAPGVNVRMMPLTTREPRPMLLRGDIDLAVGFFPGVAAQLSSETGSPIRHERLYSGKYVCVMRRGHPLANQELTLDNYCAANHLLVSFSGRAHGLIDEALSQIHRERRILLTVNQFFTAGRVVANSDLITVLPRHLIASTGMTESLLYKDLPLTLPAVHLDMLWHERDARSPAHKWLRNHLEGMNTPVLRSATAAGGGVAPKPHVD, from the coding sequence ATGAGTTTTCTGACGCTGGATCTAAACTTGCTGCGTGTTTTCGACGCCGTCATGACGGAACAAAACCTGACGCGCGCGGCCGGCCATCTGGCAATGACACAGCCGGCGGTATCGAACGCCATCAAGCGCCTGCGCGAAAGCCTGGGCGATGAGTTGCTGATCCGCACGGCGTATGGCGTGAAACCGACGCCGCGCGCCGAAGCGCTGTGGCCGTCCGTGCGCTCGGCGCTGGCCAGCCTGGAAGCGGCGGTGACGCCGGAAACCTTCGATGTCTCGAAAACCCATGCCACCTTCCGCATGGCGATGGCCGACGCCACGGCCGCCTTCTGGCTGCCGTCCCTGATGCGCTCGATCGAGCGCGAGGCGCCGGGCGTGAATGTGCGCATGATGCCGCTCACCACGCGCGAACCGCGGCCGATGTTGCTGCGTGGCGACATCGACCTGGCGGTCGGCTTCTTTCCCGGCGTGGCGGCGCAACTGTCCAGCGAAACGGGTTCGCCGATCCGCCACGAGCGCCTGTATTCCGGCAAATATGTGTGCGTGATGCGGCGCGGCCATCCGCTGGCCAACCAGGAACTGACCCTGGACAACTATTGCGCGGCGAACCATTTGCTGGTGAGTTTTTCCGGCCGCGCTCACGGCCTGATCGACGAAGCGCTGTCGCAGATCCACCGTGAACGGCGCATTTTATTGACCGTGAACCAGTTCTTCACGGCCGGCCGCGTGGTGGCCAACTCCGACCTGATCACGGTCCTGCCGCGCCACCTGATCGCCTCGACCGGCATGACGGAATCCCTGCTGTACAAGGATTTGCCGCTGACCTTGCCTGCGGTCCACCTGGACATGCTGTGGCACGAACGCGACGCGCGCAGCCCGGCCCACAAATGGCTGCGCAATCACCTGGAGGGCATGAATACGCCGGTGTTGCGCTCGGCCACGGCCGCCGGCGGTGGCGTCGCACCCAAGCCTCACGTC